A genomic region of Alicyclobacillus sp. SO9 contains the following coding sequences:
- the rplV gene encoding 50S ribosomal protein L22: protein MEATQTRARARYIRIAPRKARLVVDLIRGKEVGQAFAILKLTPRGASPVVEKVLHSAVSNAENNHNMDVDNLYVKEAYVDPGPTLKRFHPRAQGRAYSIMKRTSHITVVVAEKKEG, encoded by the coding sequence ATGGAAGCGACACAAACACGTGCGCGGGCGAGATACATTCGTATTGCGCCCAGAAAAGCGCGCTTGGTTGTAGATTTGATTCGCGGTAAAGAGGTTGGGCAGGCTTTCGCCATTTTGAAGCTGACACCTCGCGGAGCATCGCCTGTAGTGGAAAAGGTGTTGCACTCTGCAGTATCGAATGCCGAGAATAATCACAATATGGACGTTGACAATCTGTATGTTAAAGAAGCGTACGTAGATCCGGGTCCGACCCTGAAGAGGTTCCACCCGCGTGCTCAGGGTAGAGCATACAGCATCATGAAGCGTACGAGTCATATCACCGTGGTTGTTGCGGAGAAAAAGGAGGGATAA
- the rpsS gene encoding 30S ribosomal protein S19, translated as MSRSLKKGPFCDDYLMKKVETMNSSGQKRVIKTWSRRSTIFPQFVGHTFGVHDGRKHVPVYVSEDMVGHKLGEFAPTRTFKGHAGDEKSSRSR; from the coding sequence ATGAGTCGCTCCTTGAAAAAAGGTCCGTTTTGTGATGACTATCTGATGAAGAAAGTTGAAACCATGAACTCCAGCGGGCAAAAGCGTGTCATCAAGACGTGGTCTCGCAGGTCCACAATTTTTCCGCAGTTCGTGGGACACACATTCGGAGTTCACGACGGCCGCAAGCATGTGCCGGTATACGTATCTGAAGACATGGTAGGACATAAGTTGGGTGAATTCGCTCCTACCCGAACTTTTAAAGGGCACGCAGGAGATGAAAAATCCTCGCGTTCACGGTAG